A window from Chlamydia gallinacea 08-1274/3 encodes these proteins:
- a CDS encoding autotransporter domain-containing protein yields MKYSVYLFLVSSGMIASTSLGFTNPTEKNLDSSTSYNGNTASSGFSPLTTSNSNGTQYICTGDVCIMYAGTGSGTNTALSSSCFKESQGDLSFVGNGYSLCFDHVNASSSPSVIEVGDTSKNLSLSGFSLFSCTSCPPGATGNGAIKSSGTTTFSNDATLLFEKNCSTAAGGAISCQGLTLQGTSISASFIGNTSKDNGGAIESTESTNLTNNVKLLFSQNNSEKAGGALHSSKATTFSGNASVVFQDNMANNSSTDGKGGAICCTDTSNNNLDLKFEGNKELIFSGNSSTTSGGAIYADKLTIVTGGPTLFTRNSVKSTSSPTGGAICINSTSGECSLTAELGDLIFDGNTIITTGGSTTTKRNAIDLGTNGKFTTLNAREGYGIYFYDPISNTGTTTGDIELNKGSGSATYTGQIVFSGERLSVTERAVDDNLKSYFKQPLKVTAGSLVLRDGVTLEAKKVEQTAGSAVVMDVGTTLQTPNSGGETITLENLEINVASLGGGGGTPAKISSQTASQNVTINNVNLVDSDGNAYEQPVFSTTTPFSALSVSTNSGQITIPTDNLTDFIPSAHYGYQGNWTVTWSQAANAATNSTTLSWQQTGYNPNPERVGALVPNTLWGAFADIRALQNLMEMSIQGADYHRGFWVSGIASFLNRSGTPTQRKFRHSGAGYALGVLATTPTEDIFSAAFCQLFGRDKDYLVSKNKSDVYAGSVYYQHISFWDVWNQLLQNMLGTQAPLVLNAQLAYSHASNDMKTNMTTTYAPPNTVFPEIRGEWGNDCFAVELGAKTPIEFQTWRFFDSYSPFLKFQLVYAHQEDFKENNSSEGRYFESSHLTNLAMPLGVKFERFSDENQASYDLTLAYSPDLVRSNPDCLVSLLVSPTTGVWTTYGTNLARQAFIVQAGTHLAPTPSMEIFSQFGFELRGSSRNYTVDLGTKFQF; encoded by the coding sequence ATGAAGTATTCGGTTTATTTGTTTTTAGTGTCTTCGGGGATGATAGCGTCTACGTCGTTAGGTTTTACAAATCCTACGGAGAAGAATTTGGATTCATCTACGAGTTATAACGGGAATACGGCTAGCTCAGGCTTCAGTCCATTAACGACTTCTAATTCTAATGGAACGCAATATATTTGTACTGGGGATGTTTGCATTATGTATGCAGGAACAGGTTCAGGCACAAACACAGCGCTCAGTAGTAGCTGCTTTAAAGAAAGTCAAGGAGATCTTTCTTTTGTAGGTAATGGGTATTCCTTATGTTTTGACCATGTTAATGCATCATCATCCCCCTCTGTTATAGAAGTAGGTGATACTAGTAAGAATTTATCTTTATCTGGATTTTCTTTGTTTTCTTGCACATCGTGCCCTCCTGGAGCCACAGGAAATGGAGCAATAAAATCATCAGGGACAACAACCTTTAGTAATGATGCTACGCTTCTTTTTGAGAAAAATTGCTCGACTGCTGCGGGAGGAGCTATTAGCTGCCAAGGATTGACATTACAAGGGACATCCATATCTGCAAGTTTTATTGGTAATACTTCAAAAGATAATGGTGGGGCCATTGAATCTACTGAATCTACTAACTTAACGAACAATGTGAAGCTTTTGTTCTCTCAAAATAACTCTGAAAAAGCAGGAGGAGCATTACATTCTTCAAAAGCTACGACATTTTCTGGTAATGCTTCTGTTGTGTTTCAAGATAACATGGCTAATAACTCTAGTACAGATGGTAAAGGTGGAGCAATTTGTTGTACAGATACATCTAACAATAATTTAGATTTGAAATTTGAGGGGAACAAAGAGCTGATATTTTCAGGGAATAGTTCTACGACGAGTGGAGGAGCGATTTATGCGGATAAGTTGACGATAGTGACGGGAGGTCCGACTTTGTTTACGAGGAACTCCGTGAAATCGACATCATCACCTACAGGAGGAGCGATTTGTATTAATAGTACGAGTGGCGAATGTAGTTTGACAGCGGAGCTTGGTGATTTAATATTTGATGGGAATACTATTATCACTACAGGCGGATCTACGACTACGAAAAGGAATGCGATTGACTTGGGTACGAATGGGAAGTTTACTACATTGAATGCTCGTGAAGGTTATGGGATCTACTTTTATGATCCTATTTCTAATACAGGAACTACCACTGGAGATATAGAGCTCAACAAAGGAAGTGGCTCAGCTACTTATACGGGTCAGATAGTGTTTTCAGGAGAGCGGCTATCAGTAACGGAGCGAGCAGTGGATGATAACCTAAAGTCCTACTTTAAACAGCCACTTAAAGTGACAGCGGGATCTTTGGTTCTTCGTGATGGAGTGACTTTAGAAGCTAAAAAAGTTGAGCAGACAGCGGGTTCAGCGGTGGTTATGGATGTAGGCACGACACTACAGACTCCAAATTCTGGAGGAGAAACGATTACTTTAGAAAACCTTGAGATTAACGTAGCATCTCTGGGGGGGGGGGGGGGTACTCCTGCCAAGATCTCTTCACAGACAGCAAGTCAAAACGTCACTATCAATAATGTTAATTTAGTTGATTCTGACGGCAACGCTTACGAACAACCGGTCTTTTCTACAACGACTCCTTTCTCAGCATTATCAGTATCGACAAATAGCGGCCAAATAACTATTCCTACGGATAACCTGACAGATTTTATTCCTTCGGCACATTATGGTTATCAGGGAAATTGGACGGTAACTTGGTCTCAAGCAGCGAACGCTGCCACAAACTCTACTACGCTTTCTTGGCAACAAACAGGCTACAACCCTAACCCTGAGCGTGTAGGTGCCTTAGTTCCTAATACCCTTTGGGGAGCTTTTGCCGACATCCGTGCTTTACAAAACCTTATGGAAATGAGTATCCAAGGTGCGGATTACCATAGAGGGTTCTGGGTATCGGGAATAGCGAGCTTTCTAAATCGCAGTGGAACACCCACACAAAGGAAATTCCGCCATTCAGGTGCAGGTTATGCTTTAGGAGTCTTAGCAACAACCCCTACAGAAGATATCTTCTCAGCAGCCTTCTGCCAATTGTTCGGAAGAGATAAAGATTACTTAGTCTCTAAGAATAAATCGGATGTATATGCAGGATCTGTTTACTACCAACACATTTCTTTCTGGGATGTGTGGAACCAACTGCTTCAGAATATGTTAGGGACACAGGCACCTTTAGTTCTTAATGCCCAGTTGGCTTATAGTCATGCGTCCAACGACATGAAAACCAACATGACAACGACATACGCCCCCCCTAATACAGTCTTTCCAGAGATTCGTGGAGAGTGGGGCAATGACTGCTTTGCTGTTGAGCTAGGAGCTAAGACACCTATAGAATTCCAGACATGGAGATTTTTCGACAGTTATTCTCCTTTCCTGAAGTTCCAGTTGGTATATGCTCATCAAGAAGACTTTAAGGAGAACAATAGTTCTGAGGGTAGGTATTTTGAGAGTAGTCATCTGACGAATTTAGCTATGCCTTTAGGTGTGAAATTTGAGAGATTTTCAGATGAAAATCAAGCGTCGTATGACCTTACTCTTGCGTATTCTCCCGATCTTGTAAGAAGCAATCCTGATTGTTTAGTGTCGTTGTTGGTCAGTCCTACAACAGGCGTGTGGACAACTTATGGAACGAATCTTGCAAGACAAGCCTTCATTGTCCAGGCAGGAACACATCTAGCTCCAACACCTAGCATGGAAATTTTCTCTCAATTTGGTTTCGAGTTGCGAGGTTCTTCTCGAAATTACACCGTAGACCTTGGAACAAAATTCCAGTTCTAA
- a CDS encoding RluA family pseudouridine synthase: MKKFTWIAHHAERLSSFLRTQLPEYDKCTVVSSIHYHGCRINGRVERFESYKVQPGDCVSLVIQVPEEPQILWDHPQCCVYDKPAYLSTEKLANKLQLHIVHRLDRDTTGCILFAKCSEAISPLMQLFKKRKITKHYTALVFGHPKKSSGTIISYTAPKSRRCGAVLFGNTDSSRGKLTITRWSILCTYKKYSLIHCEPVTGRTHQIRLHMQTLGHPIVGDIDYGSHNQPKNIFRPLLHAHSLSFPLPFSNENIHIIASSSRDPRKEAAHLLDK; the protein is encoded by the coding sequence ATGAAAAAGTTTACATGGATTGCCCATCATGCAGAAAGGCTATCCTCCTTTCTACGAACACAACTACCGGAATATGATAAATGTACAGTCGTGAGCTCTATACACTATCATGGATGCCGAATAAATGGCCGTGTCGAAAGATTTGAATCTTATAAAGTACAACCCGGGGATTGTGTCAGCTTAGTTATACAAGTACCTGAAGAACCTCAAATACTATGGGATCATCCCCAATGTTGTGTTTATGATAAACCTGCCTACCTATCCACAGAAAAACTTGCGAATAAATTACAACTACATATTGTCCATAGGTTAGACAGAGATACAACAGGATGTATTCTCTTTGCAAAATGCTCAGAAGCTATTTCTCCCCTCATGCAACTTTTCAAAAAACGAAAAATCACTAAACATTATACTGCTTTAGTCTTTGGCCATCCAAAAAAATCTTCAGGAACAATTATTTCTTATACAGCACCTAAATCACGCCGTTGTGGCGCTGTTCTTTTTGGAAACACCGACTCCTCTCGAGGAAAATTAACAATTACACGATGGTCTATCCTCTGCACCTATAAAAAATACTCCTTGATACACTGTGAACCCGTTACGGGAAGAACGCATCAAATTCGCTTACACATGCAAACATTGGGACATCCTATTGTAGGCGATATAGACTATGGTTCTCATAACCAACCAAAAAACATTTTTCGCCCCTTACTACATGCTCATTCCCTGAGTTTCCCCTTGCCATTCTCTAATGAAAATATTCATATCATAGCATCCTCTTCAAGAGATCCTAGAAAAGAAGCTGCCCACCTTCTAGACAAGTAA